In Bradyrhizobium sp. 195, the sequence CGGTGCCGAAACGGTTGTCACCGTCGCGCTCCATCGCGGCGGCGGCGATCGACAGCAATGTGCCGCCCAGACAATAGCCGAGCGCATGGGTCTTCCGGCCCGGCATGACCAAGCCGATCATGTCCAGCGCCGCCATGACGCCCAGCCTGCGATAATCGTCGAAGGCGAGATCACGATCCCTTGCATCGGGGTTGCGCCAGGAGATCGCAAACACGGTGAAACCCTGACCGGTCAGATATTTGACCAGCGAATTCCGGGGCGAGAGATCGAGGATGTAGTATTTCATGATCCAGGCCGGCACGATCAGGATCGGTTCGGGTCGGACCTGCGCGGTCGTCGGAGAGTACTGAATCAGCTCGATCAGCTCGTTGCGATAGATGACCTTGCCGGGCGACGCCGCCACCGTCTTGCCGACCACGAACTGCGCGTCATCCGCCGACCTTGAGTTGGACAGCAGGCGCATCAGGTCGCTGCACCAGTTCTGCCATCCGAAAACGAAATTCTCCCCGCCGCTCAGGAATGCCTTCTCCAGAACCTTTGGATTGGTCGCCATGAAATTCGACGGCGCCAACATGTCGAGCGTCTGGCGCATCGAGAACTCGACGATGGCTTCGTTGGCGTGCGACACGCCGCGCACGCCGGTCGTGGCATCGTGCCACCAGCGCTCTCCCAGCAGAAATGCCTGCGCCAGCAGATTGAACGGCGCGGCCTCCCATTGCGGTCCGGTGAAGCGGCGATCCCGGTCCTGCGGCTGGATCACAGACCACGGCTTCTGCTCCGGCGACGTCGCGTGCGCCACAGCCTCGGCCAACCGGCCGGTGTCGCGCAGGATGTTGCGGAAAATCTCCATCTGACGCTGCGGCGCCGCAGCGAGATGCGAACCCCAATCGAGCCAGGCGAGCGACAGGGCCAGCGGTGAAATGCCGCCCGTGAACCGTGCCAGCATCGCGTGAAACGCGCGATCGAGAGGATATGGCTCTGATGCAGGCAACGGGTCGGCCGCAACCGGCGCCCCCGAACGCTTTTCGGAGCCCGCCGTCGAGACCTCGGGAGCAGCCGTGGGATTGACGGGGAGAGCCTGCACCGCCGGCTCCTTGGCTCGTGGAAGTATCTGCACGACGCTCATGGCTCAATGTTCCCGAGGGCTTCTGTTTGATGTCGGCGGCAGGATATGGCGCGGCTTCGCGTAAGCCTTGAGCTGCATCAAACCGAGGGCAAGGATCACAATTGCTTCATCGGAACGGCAGGCTTCGTCCGATTGACCTGAGTCAAGCCGTCCCCCGGCGTCCGCGTTAATTTTTGTGCATCGAAATTCGACAAGCCAGCGGAGTTGTCCATGCGCGCCCACCAGATCATGACCCGGTCGGTCATCTCGGTTAACCCCGACACCAGCATCGTCGAGGCGGCGAATATCATGCTGAAGCGGCATGTCAGTGGTCTCACGGTGGTCGACGATACCGGC encodes:
- a CDS encoding PHA/PHB synthase family protein, which codes for MSVVQILPRAKEPAVQALPVNPTAAPEVSTAGSEKRSGAPVAADPLPASEPYPLDRAFHAMLARFTGGISPLALSLAWLDWGSHLAAAPQRQMEIFRNILRDTGRLAEAVAHATSPEQKPWSVIQPQDRDRRFTGPQWEAAPFNLLAQAFLLGERWWHDATTGVRGVSHANEAIVEFSMRQTLDMLAPSNFMATNPKVLEKAFLSGGENFVFGWQNWCSDLMRLLSNSRSADDAQFVVGKTVAASPGKVIYRNELIELIQYSPTTAQVRPEPILIVPAWIMKYYILDLSPRNSLVKYLTGQGFTVFAISWRNPDARDRDLAFDDYRRLGVMAALDMIGLVMPGRKTHALGYCLGGTLLSIAAAAMERDGDNRFGTVTLLAAQTDFTEAGELTLFINESQVAFLEDMMWQRGYLDTTQMAGAFQLLRSNELIWSRLSHDYLMGEGAPLNDLMAWNADATRLPYRMHSEYLRKLFLDNDLAGGRYHVGGRSISLSDIHAPMFVVGTLADHVAPWRSVYKIHYQVDADVTFLLTSGGHNAGVVAPPEEPGHSYQVLTKAEDAPYVGADEWLKLAPHVEGSWWPEWAKWLAARSGAPCDPPPIGIGDSPGLPDAPGDYVHT